From the genome of Phragmitibacter flavus, one region includes:
- a CDS encoding TolC family protein, producing the protein MLPQFFRSHTAATALLLATLAACTPSQMRKSADREVNQVLKQKTSTVPNSGDQLLDITPPGPASLDTLATNKKAADFLGDSSHIEKNARVIPLHEALRLSITHNRDYLSRKELLHLQALDLTLARHQFTPILTAFGSGRYENIQTPAINELIRENTFTTTGTAGLSILTRTGARLATDFTTDFLRFLSGNVTQVRDSVLAVTLTQPLLRGAGQRATMETLTQAERDLLYSIRDFTQYRKTFAVDIATQYYRTLQAREAAQNAHFAYQGFQKILPESRALVTEGKRTESQIGLIEQASLRYERLWINSIRNYESQLDDLKISLGIPVQTTIIPDPKELTKLSIEDPVFTYDQSIDTALTARLDLHNNTDSLEDTRRRIKLGEQNLLPQIDLTGGYQINSDPGKTSLNTDRRKLGAGLDVDLRLDKKADRNAYQSALIAEQTATRELDLAQETVRSALRTDWRDLQTAQKQYEIAQTGITLSDRLFENERLLNEVGRGSTRDLVDAQQDLIEARDALTAALVSHNIARLNLWKDMGILYIQKDGAWERVLSNEAK; encoded by the coding sequence ACCCTCGCCGCCTGCACTCCCTCCCAAATGCGCAAATCCGCTGACCGGGAAGTTAATCAGGTCCTTAAACAAAAAACCTCGACCGTCCCCAATTCCGGCGACCAGCTCCTCGACATCACCCCGCCCGGCCCGGCCTCGCTGGATACCCTCGCCACCAACAAAAAGGCCGCTGATTTCCTCGGAGACAGTTCCCACATCGAGAAGAACGCCCGCGTCATCCCTCTGCACGAAGCGCTCCGACTCTCCATCACCCACAACCGCGACTACCTCAGCCGTAAGGAACTCCTCCACCTTCAGGCCCTCGACCTCACCCTCGCCCGCCACCAGTTCACCCCCATCCTCACCGCCTTCGGTTCCGGCCGATACGAAAACATCCAAACCCCCGCCATCAACGAACTCATCCGCGAAAACACCTTCACCACCACCGGAACCGCCGGCCTCAGCATCCTCACCCGCACCGGTGCGCGACTCGCCACCGACTTCACCACCGACTTCCTGCGCTTCCTCTCCGGCAACGTCACCCAAGTTCGCGATTCCGTCCTCGCCGTCACCCTCACCCAGCCCCTTCTGCGCGGTGCCGGTCAACGCGCCACCATGGAAACTCTGACCCAGGCCGAGCGCGACCTCCTCTACTCGATCCGCGACTTCACCCAATACCGCAAAACTTTCGCCGTCGACATTGCCACCCAATACTACCGCACCCTCCAGGCCCGAGAAGCCGCCCAAAACGCCCACTTCGCCTATCAAGGATTCCAAAAAATCCTCCCTGAATCCCGTGCCCTCGTCACTGAAGGCAAACGCACCGAATCCCAAATCGGCCTGATCGAACAAGCCTCCCTCCGCTACGAACGCCTGTGGATCAACTCCATCCGCAACTACGAAAGCCAGCTCGACGATCTCAAAATCTCCCTCGGCATTCCCGTCCAGACCACCATCATCCCCGACCCGAAAGAGCTCACCAAACTCTCCATCGAAGACCCCGTTTTCACCTACGACCAGTCCATCGACACCGCCCTCACCGCCCGGCTTGACCTCCACAACAACACCGACAGCCTCGAAGACACCCGCCGTCGCATCAAACTCGGCGAGCAAAACCTCCTCCCGCAAATCGATCTCACCGGCGGCTACCAGATCAACAGCGATCCCGGAAAAACCTCCCTCAACACTGACCGCCGCAAGCTCGGGGCAGGGCTTGATGTCGACCTCCGACTCGACAAAAAAGCCGATCGCAACGCCTACCAGTCTGCCCTCATCGCTGAACAAACCGCCACCCGTGAACTCGACCTCGCCCAGGAAACCGTCCGCAGCGCCCTGCGCACCGACTGGCGCGATCTCCAAACCGCCCAAAAACAATACGAAATCGCCCAGACCGGCATCACCCTCAGCGACCGGCTCTTCGAAAACGAACGCCTTCTCAACGAAGTCGGCCGCGGCAGCACCCGTGACCTTGTCGACGCCCAACAAGACCTCATCGAGGCCCGCGACGCCCTAACCGCCGCCCTCGTCAGTCACAACATCGCCCGACTCAATCTCTGGAAAGACATGGGCATCCTCTACATCCAGAAAGACGGAGCCTGGGAACGCGTATTGTCTAACGAAGCCAAATAA